The Cryptomeria japonica chromosome 6, Sugi_1.0, whole genome shotgun sequence genomic interval aaaagaaaaaaaagctaactgaaacccatatgaaaaatttaattgaaATCCAAAATCatttccatacttacaaatttaaCTTAAAAATACATacataaaacatcaaaatcaatctctaAAAATATTAAAAAGCAACCATTGTTGATAGAATATTTCAACTTTTTGAAtacttgaaaaaaatcaataaagatatgctattttttttacaaatgaataatatcaaaaaaatcattaaacaaCCAAGCATTTCCTCACAATCTTTCCTTGCCAAAAATAAACCATTTTCTTAAGGAAAAAAGTCATATTTAAGCCAAGAAAATGTGAAATGCATTAGCTTGAGATTGATGTTTGATGCTcccattaatttatttatataatataatgcAAGTGGTTGACCTCTCAAATTGTATTAGTTTGGTTGGTATCGAGATGTGTGACTTTTTGAATAGGCCTAATGCTTCACTCATGTGAACATCACCTAGAttcaatgagtgctaagtggactattcattctcatgagagatgggctcTTATGAACCACTAGTTATGAAATATGATGGGTTCttatgaaccactactcatgaaatatgggtcaatgagtttgactcaaaaactacaaagctgaatcctgatagcaatatcataatttgacttgttgtggaaaatgaCCTCTcgagaaggcccaatgcttcacctttgtgagcatcacctggatgcaatgagtgttaagtggactattcattctcatgagagatgggttctagtgaaccactactcatgaaacatgggtcaatgagtttgactcgaaaactacacaattgaatcccGATAGCAATATCATGATTggaatgtttgaaatccattatatatatataatttttatttcaaaatactATTATTGAATACATTAAGTTATAATTGTTTTGGAGTATGAAGATTCTTTTGAATAATTTTAGTAGTTTGGCATAATCTTGAGATGAGTTGTATTTGATCAAATTAtttgataaaatttaaatttaataattattttatttttatatgttttttattatgaaattaaaaaatgattattttactttttttttaaattatattattttcttaaaaataagATTTCATTATGTTCAACTCTTCTTTTGACAGATATTTGAGTTTAATCCATATTTAGTTGGGCTTAGTTATTATCATGTATGTATGTCTCTTATGAAAAAGACAAAAATAATacataatttgaattaaaaaaccCGCTTACTCGTTCTATATTCTGCTTCGTCTGCGTTACCTAGCCTATATTACTGCAGGTTGAGCTTAAAAAATTATCAACCAGAATTGACTACTATATTCCTCCAGTCTGTTAAAAAAATCTATTCTTTTAATAAAATTCCACGAGGCTTAAGGTTAAGCTTGTTTTACATTATTACTCTTGACTAAAAATTCACACGTTCCTCGAGGCTCCCTGTGAATTGGGAAAGCAGtcaatttaaatattttgatttggGCCAGTAATCTTGGAGTAGGAAGGGACGAACTTCTATAATAATTATAATCTCAGAAACTGCACCTCAGACTGAGTGAAGGAGCATTTTTCCTTCTTAATATACAGATTATTTTGACCGAGTGGGTAGAACACTTCTGCCTAGTGCGCTTTGATCTCCTCAAGTGACTTGCTGTAGATCTAACAATGGCGAAACTGTGAAAGGAAAAGTAGAATCACTTCCAAATACATATAACCAGACTGTTTTGCTGAGGAGAAATTATAATGATGGGTTGGGGAAACAGGAAAGATGGTGATACTAGTAATGATTTGATGCTTCCTACTGGGAAATATGAACTAGTCAATAATCATTCAGTATCTTCTGGTGGGAAAAAGCCCATGAACAGATATGTGCTTGCCTGTGCAATTTTGGCATCCATGAATTCTATCGTGCTTGGCTATGGTATGTATGTATGgaccattttaattttttttcagagTTTAGACACACTATCAATTTCTCATTTCAGATCTGTAAAACCCTTTTTAAGTGAGATAGTTGTCCTTTGCACTGTGAATACCAGCTGCATTAACACAATAGTAGACAAATACCAAGTGTGAAAACTTCATCAGTTTTTCTTTATGAATATTGAAATTGCACCCTATGGAGATGGGCTTTTTATCATTACAGTTACACATTCGAATTAGAGCGgcccgttttggagccagaatagatgcgttcCTGTGAGCACTCAATATTAATAATAAGTTTATTTGACCCTATTGAAGAGAATGAAAGAAAGACAAAATGCTGGTTGAACATCCCTTTTCGAAGTAGTGTTATGATATCAAGATCTGCACTGCCCAGGGGATTGTGAGTAAAAATGAAACAAAgtttatatcattttatttataGATGTTGTTCGTCTTCTATCGAGCTTAGTCACTTAGAAAGTTTAGATGCCTATAGATAAATGGACTGGAGATTTTGAAATAAGGCTCTGGAGCATAGAATAAGGGCATGACTCATCAGGATATGTGGGTAGGGTTAGAGTGTATTTCTTGAAGTCAAGTTTTCTAGTGACTGGGCCATTTGCCTTTGTAGCCTCTCTCAAATAGAGGAATTTAAAGAGTACCAGTGTAGAGTACACTTCTCCAAAGAAATAAACGTGTCATTTATTTGGTAGAGTACTTGTGCCTGGACGCTTATGTTTATTTCACTTTGTAGCCTTGAAGGAGCCACTCTTAATGGAAATGAAAATGCTCAATATTGCCCTTGGCAGGCGCTGTAGGTTCTATAGAGTATGGAGCAACAGACAAGCATGCATACTATTGTTTAGCCACAATATTTGCATATTAATTGCTTTCAACCTCAGAATAGTCTAAAATCATATTCCTCAGTTGtagaatatttttaatatttatttaattgcctggAAGGCAATATGAATAACTTAGCTGCTTGGGAAGCAAGCTCTCTAGATTGTGTAAGTTGTTCGTTTGGTTATGCTTGAGGGTTCCAATCTTGTACATTCTTGGAATAGGAACGATTAAATATCATCTTTTTTCTTGCTCTCCTTCTTGATTACGCAGCATACATAAAGGTAATTGATACTCCATGTTCTGCCATCTGCTTGTTTCAATTGGTAGGTGATTTGAGAATTCTGAAAGCTGACAAATTAGATGCCTCTTCTGATGCTGTGCAGATGGTGGAGTTATGAGTGGAGCAATTATGTTTATTCAAGAGGATTTGCACATAAACGAGGAACAAATAGAGGTGCTTATTGGATCTTTGAGCATAGTTTCACTTCTAGGAGCTGCAGCTGCAGGCAGGACCTCAGATGCCATTGGAAGAAGATGGACAATGGCTTTGACAGGTCTCATATGCATGTTGGGTGCAGGTATAATGGGTTTAGCTCAATCCTTTTTCGTTTTAATGGTAGGCAGGTTTCTTGGTGGGATTGGGGTTGGATTTGGCCTACTGATTGCCCCAGTATACACTGCAGAGGTTTCCCCTGCATCAAGCCGAGGGGCACTAACATCCCTTCCTGAGATTTTTATCAATGTTGGATGTCTTCTTGGTTATATTTCCAATTACTGTCTCTCTGGTTTACCAGCTCATATAAGCTGGAGGTTGATGCTTGGTGTGGGATTGGTTCCATCAGTTTTCCTTGCACTAGGTGTTCTTGCTATGCCAGAGTCCCCTAGATGGCTTGTCATGCAAAATAGGATTGAGGAAGCTGCATATGTACTGGCAAGAACCTCAGATGATCAAGATGAGGCAGATGCGAGACTGGCAGAAATTATGGAAGCAGCAGGTGTTGGAGGTAATGAATCTAACAACAATGTTGAGAAATTGGGGGAACAAGATGAAATAATAGGTGTACCAAATTCGCAAATTCTCCAAAAGAAACatcatggggaaggagtttggagaGAACTTTTATGGCCCACTCCTCCATTGCAGAGGATGCTGATCATAGTTTTGGGGATTCAGTTCTTCCAGCAAGCTTCAGGCATTGATGCAATAGTTATTTACAGTCCAGTAATTTTCAAAGAATCTGGAATTCAGAGTCAAGCAGGTCTTCTTGGTGCTACTGTTGCAGTAGGTTTTTTCAAAACTGGATTTGTCTTGGTCTCTGCATTCTTGATAGATAGAGCTGGAAGGAGGCCATTGTTGCTGACAAGCGCCCTTGGGATGACTGTATCTTTTGTAGCGTTAGCATCGGGTCTTTTCTTGATAGAAAACACATCGGGAAGCCACCAAGGATTTGCTTTTTGGGCTATGTTGGCAGTGTGGTCCTATGTGGCATTTTTCTCCATTGGATTAGGGCCAATATGTTGGGTTTTATCGTCAGAGATATTCCCATTGAGATTCCGGGCACAAGCAGCTAGTCTGGGTGTGGCAGTAAACAGATTTGCAAGTGGAATAATCACCATGACTTTCTTAAGTCTCTCCCATTCAATAACCATAGCTGGAACATTCTTCCTCTTTGCTGGTGTCTCACTCCTCTGTGCAGGGTTTGTATATATCTATATACCCGAGACAAAAGGCAAAACTCTAGAAGAGATTGTGTCATTTTTCAACAAGGAAGAGTCAGAGAGAATTTCACAAGGGGGTGAGTTGGAGCTAGGGGACACAACAATGCTAGTTGAGAAATCTAAAATATTGAAGTCTTACTGAATTTGAGCTTTAAAGGAAGTGAAGGAATTGTAATCATCATGCATATGAAAAAAGGTAAAATGAGTTAATGTCAGAAGACGCACAGCCAAAACAATTGCTAAGGTACATTAATAAGTCATGAGAAAGATATAACTTCTACACATGGTCAATGAAGTACATGCTATATTATATATTTCTCTATTTAATACAGGAAGTGAAATTCATCATTTACAAGAACATCAGTTTTTTAACGAATCCCCATGTTTTCTAGTTCAGAAGGTTGCTGCGGATCTCCAGTTTGCAATTTCTAAAATAtaactgaaaaataaaaaatttcaagaatCACTTTGAGGGTAATTTCATCATTCCTCAGTTTCCTCTCAGATTTCTAAGGATTATTATTCAGCCTAGAAACAGATACTTGAGAATGAGCAATTTTTTATTTTGCCCGCACATCGAGAGGCCGCAAATTACTAGGGTGTAGGTATGGGTTTGGATATGCAGTTCTCAAAATAAGAGACTACTAATCTTTCGGGGTGTAATAATTTCAGAAACTATAAATCATAACAGCttgaaacattaaaaaaatatttcaaaattatgaATTTGCCAATTCTAACCTAACATTGACTTATTTACAGAACCTACAAACTGGATAAAATACTGGATTACAAAGATATTAAAACAAAACAATTATACAGAAcaggttttttttttttctcttctagtGTTTATTGCAATGCAACACGGTATGAATGGATGTATTACTATTTGGTTGATATCTTGAAAGAATTCCATTTGTTCTCTTGGTTTTTCAGGAGGCTTGAAGCATTCTATAAATATAAATTGAAACTCCAATTACTTTGAAAACTACATAAACTCGTTAGTTTTGAGAGTAACCATACAACAGATGATTATGTTTGCACAATTCATATCTTCTATTAAAGATTGACTAATTCTATTGATTCTTCCAAACATGCTTTTGGTGCAAACCCTTCGTTGTGTCATACTAATTTTACCCATGTGAAAATTGAGAAAACCACCTCTATGTGATAGATGCTTCCCTCCTTGTGTTATTTGCTTCCACTACAATTAAAATAATCCTTATTATGTCTATGGTGTGGAGAGGATATCTCCTTTTTATATCCTTTTGAGCATAATACCTCTTAGTTTAGTAcatcaaaaacaatatgaagatgtGTCTTTAGCTTGTCCTAGTCTTATCTCACATGTATTAGGGCCTCTAACATTGAAAACATGGTAACTTTCTTATATGTGATGGCTTACATCCTCTTAGATATAAGGTTCATATTGGCTTAGACGTCAATAAGgatcaatttatcttttctttgttAATCTTATTGTTTGAAATTAACCTcaacatcaacatcatttttctattAACGTGAGAGATTGTTCCATTTGCATATACGTGAATACAATAATATACAAGACAACAAGGTCAATTATGTTAATGCCTTTGTCAAAAAATACAAACATTATAATTTGGTCGTTCAAACCCAATATTTCATTGACAAGTGTGAATGAATCTTGTAGACTTGTTATGGTGTTGTCTAGTACAATCTCTTACAGACTTAATGAATGGCATTTGACTTCCTATCTCTTGTCGAGTTAGATTGTATCTTGAGAAAGTAAGAATGTCAAAACCCTAGGCTTGGATGTCTTTCTTAGTGAATTACAAAACCCCTTAAAATTTCATGGGTCCATATCAACTCAAATGTTATGAAGAAACTGTAGACCCCTGAAATTGTCCTGtcatagttaaataaatattttgtttatttaattattttatcctaagtcttctattaattaaaaagatttttatttatttaattaattcatttatccttttctagcctttccctatttaaataaatatttttattaatttaaattattctttccctaaattaaattaatatttttgttatttatttaattattttatcctaaaccttttattaattaaatagattttttatttatttaattaactcatttatcctcttctaacctttctttatttaaataaatatttttattcatttaaattatccttttcctaaattaaataaatattttatttatttaattggtcccacttcctctattaattaaataaatctttatttatttatttaattcattagtttttGTCCCTCTATGGCACTTGTCATTTATATCTTAATTTTCCTTtaactacccccttcatattttattattttctctacctaccctttaatcctagctgaccatttatcctttcacctcttaatcatatccctccatttcctaaggtgtcttctatataaggggatTCTTTCATCTTTTCACAACCCTAATCATTCAAGCAACTAAGACTTTTATGCAATCAGGTGATCAAGCATCTACACAATCACAATCAGTTCTTTGTTGAATttttgtgcacaatacaaaatctgagagcaaccatatcaagcaagatcattcAAGATAAGAAACAATGGACATCAAACCCAACTAAGCATGCGAATGGTATATGGTGGATTCttaattggtgtatggtggattcttaattgtagaactagggttttaatgtggttggatctttgctggttttacaatagtttatcattccattttcaccgtatacaaaaaCCTTGTAGAAGTAGTCCTTAAACATTTTTTTATGTGTTCCatgacgagagagagagagagagagagagagagagagagagagagagagagagagagagagaggtataaaaGCCACCTTATGTTTATACTAGTAGTATAAGAGCAATAACAATGTTATAATAGTAGAGACCTAGAAGGTGATACTTAAatttaatcatgaaaatgatataaaaataataaaatttaatcatGATAGTAGTATACTAGTAGTCTTTCAACAATATAACCATAATTTAATCATGATGAAAatataattgtatatggtgaaaagtggaaacaacaatgttgaaagactaaatgaattcaaccacaaaaccctagcctaacaacaacaaagatccaccataacatatgaagattacctaagacaatgtaaatcaaatgaaatcacaaagattataccatcacatgtcgaatagggtttggatcttcaatcttcctatctccattgatcttgcttgatatatttgctcttagattttatgtgcacaagagctcaacaaagaacagaaatgtggttgcaagtaggcttgattgcatgtgcaagtttgaaagcgtagtcggggctgaatgcatagtgagtgtaatcaattgattaggatgcatagattgattagggttgataatgaaggaagtatcctcatATATAGAAAAcgccatatgaaatggagggataagattgagaggtgtaaaaaataaATGGCCGGCtacgattagagggtaggtagagaaaataataaaataatgagagggtaggtagtgtaggaattaagagatgaatgacatgtgtcatggttagaaaaggttaatgaattaattaaataaataaagatttatttaattaatagaagaagtgggatcaaattaaataaataaaagtatttatttaatttagaaaaggggtaatttaaataaataaatgtatttatttaaatgagaaataaggctagaagaggataaatgaattaattaaataaataaagatttatttaattaatagaagaattaggctaaaataattaaataaataaagatatttatttaattaaacatgacaattttaggtgtctacattttgcccctctttgagacaatgcaacttgtcgcattgtttcaaagaagataagatgaactgatacaaagttgccccaagatgggaatgatat includes:
- the LOC131064222 gene encoding probable polyol transporter 4; the encoded protein is MMGWGNRKDGDTSNDLMLPTGKYELVNNHSVSSGGKKPMNRYVLACAILASMNSIVLGYDGGVMSGAIMFIQEDLHINEEQIEVLIGSLSIVSLLGAAAAGRTSDAIGRRWTMALTGLICMLGAGIMGLAQSFFVLMVGRFLGGIGVGFGLLIAPVYTAEVSPASSRGALTSLPEIFINVGCLLGYISNYCLSGLPAHISWRLMLGVGLVPSVFLALGVLAMPESPRWLVMQNRIEEAAYVLARTSDDQDEADARLAEIMEAAGVGGNESNNNVEKLGEQDEIIGVPNSQILQKKHHGEGVWRELLWPTPPLQRMLIIVLGIQFFQQASGIDAIVIYSPVIFKESGIQSQAGLLGATVAVGFFKTGFVLVSAFLIDRAGRRPLLLTSALGMTVSFVALASGLFLIENTSGSHQGFAFWAMLAVWSYVAFFSIGLGPICWVLSSEIFPLRFRAQAASLGVAVNRFASGIITMTFLSLSHSITIAGTFFLFAGVSLLCAGFVYIYIPETKGKTLEEIVSFFNKEESERISQGGELELGDTTMLVEKSKILKSY